A window of Desertibacillus haloalkaliphilus contains these coding sequences:
- the ybeY gene encoding rRNA maturation RNase YbeY produces the protein MRVATDLYDETNTLSEDQLLAIQELVHVASDMENISEGTELSITFVDNERIKEINREYRDKDAVTDVISFALNEQVSDEVEIVGGEIPNLLGDIIISIPRATEQAKSYNHSFEREIGFLVVHGILHLLGYDHMTEEEEKQMFSRQKEILAAYGLER, from the coding sequence GTGAGAGTAGCTACCGATTTGTATGATGAAACGAATACGTTAAGTGAGGACCAATTGTTAGCCATTCAAGAGCTAGTTCATGTGGCTAGCGATATGGAAAATATCAGTGAAGGAACTGAGCTTTCGATTACGTTTGTTGATAACGAACGAATTAAAGAGATTAATCGTGAGTATCGAGATAAAGATGCTGTTACGGACGTGATTTCATTTGCTTTGAATGAGCAGGTAAGTGATGAGGTGGAAATTGTCGGGGGTGAGATTCCAAACTTATTGGGGGATATCATTATTTCCATTCCTCGTGCGACTGAACAAGCAAAATCTTATAATCACTCGTTTGAGCGAGAGATCGGTTTCCTAGTTGTTCACGGGATCCTACATTTATTAGGTTATGACCATATGACAGAGGAAGAAGAAAAACAAATGTTTTCAAGACAAAAGGAAATATTAGCTGCTTATGGGCTTGAAAGATAA
- a CDS encoding diacylglycerol kinase family protein translates to MGLKDKRRSGWGRLLRSFVYASSGLKYVIVNEQNMQIHLLISTVVILLSYVLSIPIIEQLILIVVIGVVIALEVMNTAIERVVDLVTEEYHPLAELAKDLSAAAVFVFSIVAVIIGIIVFYQPMIEWFSRL, encoded by the coding sequence ATGGGCTTGAAAGATAAACGCCGTTCGGGATGGGGACGTTTACTACGTTCATTTGTATATGCGTCATCTGGATTGAAGTATGTGATCGTAAATGAACAAAACATGCAAATTCATTTACTAATTAGTACGGTTGTTATCTTGTTGTCGTACGTACTATCGATTCCAATCATAGAACAGTTAATTTTAATCGTTGTAATTGGTGTTGTAATAGCTCTTGAAGTGATGAATACCGCTATAGAGAGGGTTGTTGATTTAGTGACAGAAGAATATCATCCACTAGCTGAATTAGCTAAAGATCTCTCTGCAGCAGCTGTTTTTGTATTTAGTATTGTCGCTGTTATCATCGGGATTATTGTTTTTTATCAACCAATGATTGAGTGGTTTTCTCGTTTGTAA
- a CDS encoding YqzL family protein, producing the protein MLEFSWKVFSQTGNIDTYLLMKEIERESQESNEQMIEKYSELDAHPTN; encoded by the coding sequence ATGCTTGAATTTTCCTGGAAAGTTTTTTCACAAACTGGAAACATCGATACGTACCTGCTGATGAAGGAAATTGAAAGAGAATCACAAGAATCAAATGAACAAATGATCGAAAAGTACAGTGAACTAGACGCTCATCCTACAAATTGA
- the era gene encoding GTPase Era — MSKEEFKSGFVSIIGRPNVGKSTLLNHIVGQKIAIMSDKPQTTRNKIQGVYTDQDAQIVFMDTPGIHKPKHKLGDFMMKIASNTLKEVDVILFVVDAAEGYGAGEQFIIERLKNTKTPVFLVVNKIDKLHPDQLLQLIDGYRTKFDFKEIIPISALEGNNVNTLLEQITGYLEEGPQYYPSDQVTDHPERFIVAELVREKVLHLTREEIPHSIAVVIEQMKRRGNGDTVYIGATIIVERSSQKGIIIGKQGTMLRELGQRARSDIEALLGSKVFLELWVKVQKDWRNKAMHLRDFGFREDEY, encoded by the coding sequence ATGAGTAAAGAAGAGTTTAAATCAGGATTTGTTTCAATTATTGGAAGACCAAATGTCGGAAAGTCGACGTTGCTAAACCATATTGTTGGGCAAAAAATTGCGATTATGAGCGATAAACCACAAACAACAAGAAATAAAATTCAAGGTGTGTATACTGATCAGGATGCACAAATTGTTTTTATGGATACACCAGGTATCCATAAACCGAAGCATAAGCTTGGTGATTTTATGATGAAAATTGCTAGCAATACGTTAAAAGAAGTTGACGTGATTTTATTTGTCGTTGATGCAGCGGAAGGCTATGGTGCTGGAGAACAATTTATTATTGAGCGCCTAAAAAATACAAAAACTCCTGTGTTTTTAGTCGTTAATAAAATAGACAAGCTTCACCCTGATCAGTTATTGCAGTTAATTGATGGGTATCGAACAAAATTTGATTTTAAAGAAATTATTCCAATTTCTGCACTTGAAGGGAATAATGTGAATACGTTACTTGAACAAATTACCGGTTATTTAGAAGAAGGACCGCAATATTATCCAAGTGACCAAGTGACGGATCACCCGGAGCGTTTTATTGTTGCGGAGCTCGTACGTGAAAAAGTTCTTCACTTGACAAGAGAAGAAATCCCGCACTCGATTGCTGTTGTCATTGAGCAGATGAAGAGAAGAGGAAACGGTGATACGGTTTATATTGGCGCGACTATTATCGTAGAGCGCTCGTCCCAAAAAGGAATCATTATAGGGAAGCAGGGAACTATGCTTCGTGAACTTGGACAGCGAGCTAGAAGTGATATTGAAGCATTACTTGGTTCAAAAGTCTTCCTAGAACTGTGGGTGAAGGTTCAAAAGGATTGGCGCAACAAAGCGATGCATTTACGTGATTTCGGGTTTAGGGAAGATGAATACTAA
- a CDS encoding cytidine deaminase, with protein sequence MENKALIAEAKKAREYAYVPYSNFKVGAALLTTDGKCYHGCNIENASYSMTNCAERTALFKAYSEGVNEVTAIAVIGDTDRPISPCGACRQVMSELCSPSTKVILTNLKGDIDEMTVADLLPGAFSAEDLHE encoded by the coding sequence ATGGAAAACAAAGCGTTAATTGCGGAGGCTAAGAAAGCCAGAGAGTATGCATATGTTCCTTATTCTAACTTTAAAGTTGGTGCGGCTTTACTTACAACGGATGGCAAGTGTTATCACGGGTGCAACATTGAAAATGCATCATATAGTATGACCAATTGTGCCGAACGAACCGCTTTATTCAAAGCGTATTCTGAAGGGGTGAACGAGGTTACAGCGATAGCTGTAATCGGAGATACAGACCGGCCGATATCTCCGTGCGGGGCATGCAGACAAGTGATGTCTGAATTATGCTCACCGAGTACGAAGGTGATTCTCACCAATTTGAAAGGGGATATAGACGAAATGACAGTAGCAGATTTATTACCAGGAGCATTTTCAGCGGAGGATTTACATGAGTAA
- a CDS encoding DUF502 domain-containing protein — protein MWKRLQKNIIAGLIFLLPAIVTIYVIHFLFTLIDTFLGQFITNLLRALNIISTRDGTIYFLGVYTPFSERLLGIGFVLTIFLITLIGSMRLKGKGIKVFTSIDRAFRRIPIANSIYTSVEQVIHAFAQERSSFKKVVLLEYPRKGLYTLGFLTGESKGEVQRKTKKACINVFLPTTPNPTSGWLVLVPKEDVTVLNMTVEQGLKFIISGGVVVPPDSVADDYEQDLNLVNEAEYDPDEMIINVRKKRKDD, from the coding sequence ATGTGGAAGAGGTTACAAAAAAATATAATTGCTGGATTAATCTTCCTATTACCAGCCATTGTAACGATCTATGTTATCCATTTTCTATTTACCTTAATTGATACATTTTTAGGTCAGTTTATTACAAATCTTTTGAGGGCATTAAATATTATTTCTACAAGGGATGGGACAATATACTTTTTAGGTGTCTACACACCTTTTTCAGAGCGTTTATTAGGTATCGGTTTTGTTCTTACCATCTTTCTTATCACGTTAATTGGTTCGATGCGTCTAAAAGGGAAAGGTATTAAGGTTTTTACGTCGATTGACCGAGCATTTCGCCGTATTCCAATTGCGAACTCGATCTATACGTCGGTAGAACAAGTGATTCATGCGTTTGCTCAAGAGCGATCCTCTTTCAAAAAGGTTGTTTTGCTCGAATATCCTCGTAAAGGATTATATACCTTAGGATTCTTGACAGGGGAGTCGAAAGGCGAAGTGCAGCGAAAAACAAAAAAAGCATGCATTAATGTTTTTTTACCTACGACACCGAATCCAACATCTGGCTGGTTGGTGCTCGTTCCGAAAGAGGATGTAACGGTGCTGAATATGACGGTTGAACAAGGGTTAAAGTTTATTATTTCAGGAGGGGTTGTTGTTCCGCCGGATTCAGTTGCTGATGATTATGAGCAAGATCTAAACCTAGTGAACGAAGCGGAGTATGATCCAGATGAAATGATTATAAATGTTCGAAAAAAAAGAAAGGACGATTAA
- the recO gene encoding DNA repair protein RecO produces MLQKAEAIVIRTTNYGESHSILTLYTREFGKVGVMARGAKKPKSRLASISQLFIYGSYLFHKSPGLSTLNQGEIIHSFRTIREDLTRASYASYVVELIDRLTDERQRNPYLFELLWQTLQYMDEGVDPEILTRVFEVKMLIVAGIRPQLDCCASCGQTEGDFAFSIKEAGFICHRCFHKDPYVMKISTHTVKLLRLFYHFDLNRLGKVSVKQATKQELKEVISAYYDEYSGLSLKSKRFLDQLERMNLLTNSDS; encoded by the coding sequence ATGTTGCAGAAAGCAGAAGCAATTGTAATCCGTACGACAAATTACGGTGAATCGCATTCGATTTTAACATTGTATACGAGAGAATTTGGGAAGGTTGGTGTTATGGCCCGAGGCGCTAAAAAGCCAAAAAGCCGGCTTGCATCGATCTCGCAATTGTTTATTTATGGAAGTTACCTATTTCATAAGAGCCCTGGATTATCGACGTTAAATCAGGGGGAAATTATTCACTCGTTCCGCACGATTCGTGAGGATCTCACAAGGGCTTCTTATGCATCTTATGTTGTTGAACTGATTGACCGATTGACAGATGAGAGGCAACGTAATCCTTACTTATTTGAACTTTTATGGCAAACATTGCAGTATATGGATGAAGGGGTAGACCCAGAAATTTTAACGCGAGTTTTTGAAGTGAAAATGCTCATTGTTGCTGGGATTCGTCCACAACTCGATTGTTGTGCAAGTTGTGGGCAAACGGAAGGTGACTTTGCATTTTCAATTAAAGAAGCTGGTTTTATTTGTCATCGCTGTTTTCACAAAGATCCATATGTGATGAAGATATCAACACATACCGTTAAGTTATTACGCTTGTTTTACCACTTTGATTTGAATCGATTAGGTAAGGTATCTGTAAAACAAGCAACGAAACAAGAATTAAAAGAAGTGATCTCAGCGTATTACGATGAATATTCGGGTCTATCCCTTAAGTCAAAAAGGTTCTTAGATCAGTTAGAACGAATGAATCTCTTAACGAATAGTGACAGTTGA